A stretch of DNA from Oryza brachyantha chromosome 4, ObraRS2, whole genome shotgun sequence:
tacggACTACGGAGTACtaggagtaattttttttaggttgGCCGGTCTTCAGTTCTCGTGGAGAAAATCCCTCTTGAACGACCTAACAGCAAAAACAGACTGTCCAAATCGAAGATGGTGGCAAACGCTGCGTGCCTGcgtttttaacttttaaatacgGGTCCCATTCATGGGCAGCCCATCCAGAATACTGCGAGCAACCAGCTTGCGAGATGCGACGTAACTGCCAAACCAACGGTCTATTCCCCTTGTCAGCAAAAAGGACTGGCTGCTAGACCATGCAGCCGTATGCAGTCGGTATCCGTCGATTGGCAGGTGGCGCATCAGACCGAGTCCACTACGAGTACTATTTAAAGATTACTGCTTTGCAACGATAAAGTGGCACCCGTCGCTACACGGCTCGAGCAAAACAAGTGCATGCTGCCGATTGTATCAAGCGTCCTTGAACCAGTGGAGTGACGAAGCATGGCATCAGATTTCGACCGATTTTAGTGCCGCGCAATTTCTAGTATCCATAAGTTGTCTGTACCTTTTCAGttccataatatatttttaaaaaatttacatatatttatataaatactaattaatatatatatacacacacacaaactatATATAGATCATTAAGTGAATTAGataagatcagaaaattttacTATATTAAACAGATGGAGTAATTTAGCTAGTAACAAATTCTTCAACTTTTTACGGTGTCAATCAATTGTAATTATctcatatttaaattcttCATCCACTTTTAAATTTCGACCATCACAATTTACAACAACTAGTTTCACTTGATTTGTTAATCCCTATAAAATAGTATAATCGTAGCTGTATTTTAGTACGGATCGATTACGTGAGACTTGTCTTTTCTCCGTGCAACGCAGAGACGCTTACATGGGTCCCGCTGCTGTATCTGAACTCGTGAGCAGAAATACACGTAATCTTAGTACGTTCAGTTCAGATGCATATGTTGTGCATAACGGGGAATGACGGAAAGCATCACCATCCATTCaggcccgtttagtttccaaaaattttcgtctaaaaacatcacatcaaatctttgaacatttaaatagagtattaagtatatataaaataaaaaactaattgcacagtcatgtgagaaatcgtgagacgaatcttttgagtctaattagtacatgattagccataagtgctacagtaacctaaatgcgttaatgatggattaattaggctcaaaagattcgtctcgcggtttttatgCCAAccgtaaaatttgtttttttattattatccaAAAACTTCTTCTaatatctggtcaaacgtctgatatgacacagaaaaaatttatttcaacgACTAAACACCCCTCGTTACCACGGCTCCGAGCCTCCGACAACGAATCACGCGCTCTCCAACTCACACGAGTCCGCATCAAGCGAGCAATGAATCGCGATCCCTCTCGATCCGGCTCCTGTCAGCGCACGTCCCCCTCACCACAAAGCCCCGAAAGGCCAAAACCGAAGTAAAAACTCCGCTCTCCGGAGCGGATCGAGAAGCACAAGCCCACCGTGCAGAGTCCGCGCCccgcaggaggaggagaggagaggagcgcCCCATGCCTGCGCGTCGCGCGCGTCCCCATCGCGTCCGAGCAGCCTCCAGCTGGTCCGACAGCCAACCGAGCCACCCACTCGACCAACCGCAGCGCGAGAGCCCGAACCCCGCCCCAGCGCGCGGACCCGGCTCGCACATCGCCCTTCAATCTGGCTGGCACCTTGGTGTGTCGTCCCGCGTTTTGTAGCAGTGCACGCGCACGCGCTCGCGCTCGCAGTCGCAGCATGCCCCCAACCCATCATGTGCATAACTATATAaagccgccgccccggccgttcCCTCCCAAATCAAGAACCAGGTCGGATAATTCAAATCCTTGTCGAGTGGGGACTGATCGAATCGATGGAGTGGGCGTACTACGGCAGTGGATACTCCTCGTCggggacgccgtcgccggtgggcggcgacggggacgagGACTCGTACATGACGgtgtcgtcggcgccgcccaAGCGGCGGGCGGGGAGGACCAAGTTCAAGGAGACGAGGCACCCGGTGTACAAGGGCGTGCGCAGCAGGAACCCCGGGAGGTGGGTCTGCGAGGTGCGCGAGCCGCACGGCAAGCAGAGGATCTGGCTCGGCACCTTCGAGACCGCCGAGATGGCGGCGCGAGCGCACGACGTCGCCGCGCTGGCCCTGCGGGGCCGCGCCGCCTGCCTCAACTTCGCCGACTCGCCGCGCAGGCTCCGCGTGCCGCCGCAGGGGTCCGGGCACGAGGAGATACGCCGCGCAGCGGTGGAGGCCGCCGAGCTATTCCGCCCGGCGCCCGGGCAGCAGAATGCGGCTgacgaggtggcggcggtcgCTGCGCAGGGGACCGCGGGGAGCGGGGAGCTCTTTGCCGACTTCCCTTGCTACCCGATGGACGGTCTGGAATTCGAAATGCAAGGTTATCTCGACATGGCACAGGGAATGCTCATCGAACCGCCGCCAATGGCGGGGCCGTCGGCATGGGCAGAGGAGGACTACGATTGCGACGTCAATCTATGGAGCTACTGATGGTCGCCCGTGCGCCTAAACCGAACCAGCCCTGATGAGCAGGACTCAATGTACAGCTTACTATGGTAATCTAAGTACGAAGCGTACCTACGGTGTGCTGTTTCCCTGCTATTCTGACGAAAATGGTTTGCGATCAGAAGGAGCAGAGGAGCGTGCTTTAGGTGTTCAGGGGGACTCCAAACTCGTGCGACACTGGCAATGGGGGCCAAAACTTTTATTGGCGCCAGAAATAACACATGCTGCGGAATGGATGAACCCTTTAGTTAGCTTTGGTAGTCACAAGCCTCACCTCCCAGGCTTGTGTAATAAGCAGTGTCTGCTGCGTGTCTGGCCTTTGTGGTTATGACCCTCGAGGGAGCTAATGAAGTTGCTGTGTGGTTAATCCGCGAATTCCATGTGGAATTGTCACAGTACAAGCTACAAAGGGTTCCACTTCCGAGGAAACaaggaaggggagaggaaAAGATCGTTGTCCCAGCATTTGGTTGCGATGTCACAGTTCCAGCATCTCTGCTTTCGACTATGGTGGATTTTAGTTTGCGCAATGGTTCTGGAGCTTTTGCTTTCAGCCAAttgttgaattttaaaaacaagttATCAGGTTAGCATGGTTTCGGGAGCGCTAGGTATCGACGTATCGTAATTGAACCCAAGACTGACAGTACCTTGTACTGTACAATTTCAGAATTCTACTATGCACGTATAATATACTCATTCGAGTTAAAATATTTCCTGatttgaatttgattgatCAGAGTAGAAAGCTCTTGCACTGTCGACGAAGTTTCTCGACGGCGTCCCAGTCTCAATCTCATAGACCAGATGCATCGCAACCAGCAGAAAAAGACTTCAGCTGTCGAGTGTCGACTCTATCTCCATGTCACTTGAGAAAACAAATAATGGAGTAAAAGTTAGTAATTGCTCCATTCGTGACAGTATTTCCTCTCACTGGTCCGAGTATGGACATGTCGTTTTAGGAGTACCCTTTACCTAGCCGGCTGGCAGTACTGAAGCATCAACTTTCAGAATTTGAGTATACTCCGTATGAAGCAGCGTCTAGCTTTCACGTGATTTCGTAGAGACAAATTTTGCTACAAGACACCGTGACTTCGTAGTTTTAGCTATAGAACACCATAGGAAGTGACTTTTGAGGAAATCGCTTAGTAAACATGAAAATTAGCTCGTGAACATCTCATTTATTGGAATATTCATTTCTATTTAAATAGTAGAGAGAAACCATGTGAAAGCTCTGAAATATCTCTACACCCACATGTTAGGTCTCCCATGTGGTGCGATGGAGTGATGAGAGAATGCCAAAGTCATCGGAGATGCGGAGGCTGGGCAACGGGAGTGTCTCGGTGACCTACGACATCGTTAAGAATTTAGAGGCTTCCATGTGGATCCTGAGCATGAAAGAAAAACGCAGAGATAGATATATGGGAGACCTGATATGTGGGTCTAGGGTTATTTTAGAACTTTCATGTAGTTTCTCTCATATtcaaccaaaaataaatattctaaTGGGCAGATGTACATGAGTTGATTCACACATTTACTCTTCCCTCAAAAGTTTCTTCATGTGTATCTTACAACTAAAACCACAAAGACATGATATCTACTCGTATTTTTTGTCTTTCTCTAATGACCAAATCCAATTATCTAGATATGGAGTCTAGTTGCTCCTCCTTTGGTACTTTTCAATAATACTTgaacaagtcatgcttaatcTCTTGGATCTTCTAGCAAAATAAGGAAAAACTTTGGTTAGAAAGTGTGTTAGAGTAGCTCTTGTGAACCTTCCAAAGCTACAAAGGAAATAATGAGAACATCACTTCATCGGATATGCCTATAGCTTCACACGTTTCAATGACAATTCCAAGTCCAAGTCCAGTTCGGCCTCTGGAGACAACACTGACTTCGAACGGAACTAGCTCCTTCATGCCAACTCCGATTAGGGTGATCTTGGACTTGATGGAAAGCTTATCTCGTCACCTTTCAAACACATCTGGTCTCATGTCCAAATTTCTCTCGAGTCAACAGGAATCATCAAAATAAGACAGTGTTGTTACTAAAACCAAACTTGGGCCTTAGGTCCTGTAATAGACTAGGCCCATCTCGAAAGTTTCTCCCACCATCTCCAGGAATTAGAACTTAACcctagatttatttttctccataaATATCTTTGTACACCCTCAAAAAtatttgggttttgtttagtTGAATTTTGCTAAGTGATATTCATCTTGTCTCTAGTGCTCGGTCGTTTAGTCAACGACTATAGATTCAGAGCCCCCAATAGTTGGTGTGTTGATTTGCTGGGTCAATTAGATCTCGCAACTATTCTTTTGTGCTTATTTACCTATTCGCAATATTTAGATTGCATcttatcttgttcttgcagTGTTCTCTCGTTTGCATTATAGGGATCATCAACCGCGCGTCACGGTTGGTACGATATCGTGTGGGGTGTAGCGATTGCATGGCGTCCTGAACTTGTTCTGGTTGGTAGTGACATTGCAAACGTCATACTCGATCAAAACGAGAGTTATCCCCTCACCAGAAGATCAGGCGATGAGAGAGAGCGTCATCAGGAAAAATCTTcaatttcttttatccatAT
This window harbors:
- the LOC102715937 gene encoding dehydration-responsive element-binding protein 1E; this encodes MEWAYYGSGYSSSGTPSPVGGDGDEDSYMTVSSAPPKRRAGRTKFKETRHPVYKGVRSRNPGRWVCEVREPHGKQRIWLGTFETAEMAARAHDVAALALRGRAACLNFADSPRRLRVPPQGSGHEEIRRAAVEAAELFRPAPGQQNAADEVAAVAAQGTAGSGELFADFPCYPMDGLEFEMQGYLDMAQGMLIEPPPMAGPSAWAEEDYDCDVNLWSY